GAGCATTTAGATGACAttgctgctgggtatgtcaagctACTAGATGCTAATGAGCAAGTGAAGAAGTTGGTTGAACAAGAGGAATTGGTCggtacttcttcacaagctgagAAACTATCAGATTGGAGCCTTGAGAAAGCTCCAAAGCTAGATCTTAAGCCACTTCTTGCGGGGTTAAGGTATGCATTTCTAGGTGAAAATTCTTTTTATCCTGTTATTGTTAATGCTTCCTTAAACAATGCAGAGCTCACTTTATTGCTAAGCAAGCTGCGCAAGTTTCACAAagctcttggctattctcttgatgatattgcagaGATATCTCCGAAATTGtgcatgcataggattcatcttgaggaaggagctaagacatctattgagcatcagaggaggctAAATCCGaatttgcaagatgttgtcaaAAAGGAGATCATGAAATTGCTGAAGAGAAGCACTTAGTTCTTAATTGGGAGAAGtgtcattttatggttagagatggtatAGTGCTTGGTCACAGGGTTTTACAAGCTGGTATTGAAGTTGACCGAGCTAAGATAGAAGTGATGACAGATCTTCAACCACAAAGATAGTGTGGAGTTggtcaggagttttcttggatatGCAGGGTTCTACAGACGCTTCATCAAGCATTTCAGTAAGATAGCTAGACCACTTTCAGCTCTATTATGGAAGGATGTCAAGTTTGAGTTTACTGATGAATCCCGTTTAGCTTTTGAACGGATTAAGCAAGAGCTTGTGAGTGCTCCAATTGTTCAACCACCAGATTAGGATTTGCCTTTTGAGGTAATGTGTGATGCCAGCGATTTTGCAGTGGGAGCAGTGCTAGGACAGAGGAAGGATAAGAAACTTCATGTTATTTACTATGCTAGTAGAACACTTGATGATGCCCAAAGAAATTATGAaacaacagagaaggagctGCTAGCAgtagtgtttgcttttgagaagtttcgtTCTTACTTGGTTGGATCAAAGGTAATAGTTCATACAGATCATGCTGCACTCAAATACTTGATGCAGAAAAAGGATGCCAAGCCAAGGTTACtaagatggattcttcttcttcaagaatttgACATTGAGGTTAAGGACAAGAAagggatagagaatggagtagctgatcatttaTCAAGGATTAAGATAGAAGATGATGTTCCGATTCATGATTCACTGCTAGAGGAGAATGTCTACTTTGTTGATATTGGTTCTCAAGCAACATTGTCTCGGGAAGTTTTGCAGACTCGTggcaatgcatcgatcgacacagctGGTGCATCGATCAATGCTGAATCTCGATACGAACAGGACTTGGCGATTGTGTCGACCTATGCATCATTAAGCATCGATCGAAGCTTGGTTCAAGAATTATCGGGTTATGCGTTTAACGACGATGTGACTGCTGTAACTACTTCTGATCAACCATGGTATGCTGATATCGCGAATTACCTTGCTGTTGAGGTGGAACCAGAAAAGTTTACAGGGTATGCTAAAAAgaagttcttgagagatcttaggagatactattgggatgaatCTTACTTGTATAAGCATTGCAGTGATGGAGTTTACAGAAGATGTTTAGCAGAAATGGAGGTACTTTacgttttgtttcattgtcatGGATCCGACTATGCCGGacattttgctacattcaagACGGTTTCCAAAGTTCTCCAAGCAGGCTTTTGGTGGCCAACGATGTTCAAAGACGCTCATGAGTTTGTTTCAAGATGCGATGTCTGTCAGCGGAAGGGTCAAATCAGTAAACGACATAagatgccacaaaacttcaTTCTTGAGGTTGAAGTGTTTGATTGTTGGGGCATTGATTTTATGGGACCATTCCCTTTTTCTTACAAGAACAAGTACATCCTTGTAGCTGTTGACTATGTCTCCAAATGGGTGGAAGCTATTGCAAGTCCCAAGAATGATTTTGAtgtggttcttaagctgtttaagaccattatcttCCTTAGGTTTGGAGTGCCTCAGATTGTtatcagtgatggaggtaaacactttattaataaagtgTTTGATAAGTTGTTGAAGAAGTATGGAGTTCAGCATAGAGTAGCCATCCAATATCATCCCCAGACTAGTGGTCAAGTTGAGGTTTCTAACCACCAAATCAAAGAAATCCTTGAGAAGACAGTGGGTGTTACAAGAAAGGATTGTGCAGCCAAGTTAAATGATGCACTTTGGGCATATCGGACTGCATATAAGACACCACTTGGCACTACACCTTTTCatctgctttatgggaaagcatgtcatcttcCAGTGGATCTAGAG
The sequence above is drawn from the Camelina sativa cultivar DH55 chromosome 4, Cs, whole genome shotgun sequence genome and encodes:
- the LOC104783719 gene encoding uncharacterized protein LOC104783719, encoding MCDASDFAVGAVLGQRKDKKLHVIYYASRTLDDAQRNYETTEKELLAVVFAFEKFRSYLVGSKVIVHTDHAALKYLMQKKDAKPRLLRWILLLQEFDIEVKDKKGIENGVADHLSRIKIEDDVPIHDSLLEENVYFVDIGSQATLSREVLQTRGNASIDTAGASINAESRYEQDLAIVSTYASLSIDRSLVQELSGYAFNDDVTAVTTSDQPWYADIANYLAVEVEPEKFTGYAKKKFLRDLRRYYWDESYLYKHCSDGVYRRCLAEMEVLYVLFHCHGSDYAGHFATFKTVSKVLQAGFWWPTMFKDAHEFVSRCDVCQRKGQISKRHKMPQNFILEVEVFDCWGIDFMGPFPFSYKNKYILVAVDYVSKWVEAIASPKNDFDVVLKLFKTIIFLRFGVPQIVISDGGKHFINKVFDKLLKKYGVQHRVAIQYHPQTSGQVEVSNHQIKEILEKTVGVTRKDCAAKLNDALWAYRTAYKTPLGTTPFHLLYGKACHLPVDLEYKAVWAIKLLNFNAKTASERKLVQLNELDEFRHHAFENSKLYKERTKAYRDKKIISRNFEPNDQVLLYNSRLKLFPGKLRSRWSWPFTIQDVRPYGAIVLLNSKGEKFTVNGQRVKHYWANPGIPDGHIVRLDDAPSA